The Methylomonas rhizoryzae genome includes the window AAACGGTGGCGGCCAGATTAAGCGAAGTCGATTTGCAGCACAAAGTTTGGTCGGATGGCGAACTCGACCAACAGCATCTGAGTCTGGAATTCGCCGAGAACCTGCGCCAGGCGGCGGTTTGGGGGCAAGCTTTTCCTGAGCCGACTTTCGACGGTGTGTTCGACGTGTTTCAGTGCCGTATCGTTGGCAGGCAGCATCTTAAATTTGTCTTGAAAATGCCGTTCAGCAATTTGTTGATTGACGCTATTGCGTTTTTTGCCGAACAACCGGAGCATTGGTTGGGGTGCCGTAAACTACAAGCGGTCTATAAGTTGGACGTCAATGAGTTTAGGGGCGAGCGCAGTTTGCAACTGCAATTGCATTATTTAGAGCGGTTGGAGTAGCGATAAATGCTGGATAAAACCTTGCGCTGGGTAGATGCGCATCTGCTTCGGTTGTTGGCGTGGATATTCGGGCTGCGCGTGCTGTTTTTGTTTGTCAACGGTCTGGATTTGATCGGCGACGAAAGCTACTACTGGGATTGGTCGCGACACCCGGACTGGTGCTATTACAGTAAACCGCCGATGGTGGCATGGTTAATCGGCTTATTCACCTGGGCTTTGGGGGATTACACCGCGGTCGTGCGTTTGCCGGCGGTGTTACTCGGAACGGTTGGCTTGTTCTACTTTCACGCTACCTGTAAGGCATTCTACGGTGCGCGTGCCGCGGCGTTCGCATTCATTTTATTGTTGGCGACGCCGATCAACGTGATCGCCAATTTGCTGATGACGATAGACCCGCCTTTGTACTGTTTTTGGATCATGACTTTGTACTATCTGCGCCAAGCCTTGTTCGAGCGCTCGGACAAGGCTTGGTGGCTTGCAGGATTCTCCAGTGCCGCCGCGTTGTTGAGCAAACAAGCGGCATTGGCTTTGCCGGTTATGCTGTTGCTGTTTTTGCTCGCCAATGCGGCTTATCGGCACTACTTGCGGCGTGAATTCTGGTGGTATTTAGCGCCTATACTGATCGCGGTTGTACCGATATTGATGTGGAACTTAAACCATGACTGGGTGATGTTCGGTCATAGCAAAGGGCATTTCGCCAATCACGAACCGGCCGCGCTGACCAAGCATTTCAAATGGGCTGCAGACTTTCTACTGTATCAGCTGCTGTTGCTGTCGCCGCTGACCTTTGCTCTTGTCCTATCGACTTCGCTGATATGCGCTTACCGTTTCAAAAATTTGAACGCCGAACAACGATTTTTATGGCTAATGGGCCCTGCTTTGTTGTTAGCCGTGTTGCTGTTGAGTTTGCTGCAAAAGGTACAGGGCAATTGGCCTATGCCGTTTTATTTCAGTGCCTTGATTTTACTGGCGGGCCGCTATGCGGATTCGATTTGGCAAAAAGCCTCGCACGCCGCGGTCTATGTCGGTGCGGTGCTGGTGTTGCTGACCTATGCGTTGCCGGTATTGTTGTCCTTACTTCCCATTAAAGATAGCGTTTGGGACCCAACCACCCGGTTTAAAAATTGGCAAGCGGTTGCCGCAGCGATTCAGATGGAACGGCAAAAAACTCAAGCCGATTTGCAAGACACCTTTGTAGTGGCTTTGGGCCACCGTTATTTAGCCAGCCAACTCGCGTTTTATTTACCGGATCATCCCAAAGTGTATCGTTACGAGGCTTCGGGGCAGATTGTGTCACAATACGAGGTATGGCCGGGGCCGGATGAATTTGCCGGCAAGAATGCTTTTATCGTCGGAGACGGCAATATGAAGTTGCCCGCGCCGTTGTATTCGGCGTTCGAACGCTTGGATTTAGTCGGGCAACTGCCTAACCCGAACCGAAAAGAATCAGAATATTTCATTTATTTCGGGCAACGACTGGGTAGCTGGCCCTATCCTGCGTTGCAAAAACGAATTTCGTCCAAGGACTAATATGCCGCATAGAGCTAGGCGTAGGGCGCGTTACGAATTGCTGGTTTGGTTCGCCGTCGTTTGTTCGACCAGCGTGTTGTTTTGGTGCACCGATTTGGATTACCGCGTGGCACAAATGTTTTATCAGGCGGGCCCGGCCGCTCAGCATTGGCCTTATCAACAGTTGCAGCCGGTTAAAATCCTCTACGATTACGCCTTTCCGTTTTGTGTCGTGGTCGGGCTGTCGCTTTTGTCAATTTCGATACTCGGACATTGGCATGCCTACACCCGGCGCTATCGTCGCAAAGCCTTATATATATTGCTTGTAATCCTGCTAGGGCCGGGTTTGGTCGTGAACTTGATATTCAAAGATCATTGGGGGCGGCCTCGTCCTGTGCACGTGCAGGAATTCGGCGGCCAATACGCTTACGTTCCGCCCTTGAAACCGGGCAGTACTCCGGATAAGTCGTTTGTTTGCGGGCATTGTTCGGTGGGATACGCTTTTTTCGTGTTGTATTTTTTATCTCAGTCGCACAAAGTCATGTATTTCGTACTGACTCTGGCATTGGCTTGGACTTTGGGAATCACCCGCATGACGGCCGGCGGGCATTTTTTATCCGATGTGTTATGGTCCGGCTATGTGGTGTTCTTGGTAGCACATGCTTTGTACTACGGGTGGTTTTTGCGTATCAAGCCGGAGGGAGGAAATTAAGCCGTCCATGGCTACCCGCGGTGAATTTATAGCCAGTGATCGAACGGTTCCACGTTAACCATCTGGCCGGCCTCCACGTTAGTTAAGGCGCTGTCTAACACGATGAAACAATTGGCTAAACTCGCCACTTTGAGCTGGTGGGAATCTTGCCGGCCGGCACTGGCGACCGTGAATTCGCCATTTGCGTCTTGCGACAACACGCCGCGCTGAAACTCTTCGCGGCCGGGCGATTTTTTCAGCGGGGTGCTGCAACGGGCTTGTATTCGAATGGGTTTGGTTTGAATGCCCGTCATGCGCAACAACGCGGGTTTGACAAATTGCTCGAAAGTAACCAGCACTGCAATCGGATTACCCGGCAAGCCGAAAAACATACATCGGTCTAGCGTGCCGAAAGTTAACGGTTTTCCGGGTTTTATGGCCAATTTCCAGAAATTGACTTGGCCGCATCGCTCCAGGGTCTGCCTGACGTAATCGGCGTCTCCGACCGAAGCGCCGCCGGTGGAAATTAACACATCGAAATGGCTGGCTGCATCGTTAAGCGTTTGTTCCAGTCGCGCGGGATGATCTGGAATGACGCCTAAATCGCTGACTTGATAATGGGCATCGCTTAGCAGCCCGGCAAGCAGATAGCGGTTGCTGTCGTATATTTGGCCGGGTTGCAAGGTTTGGCCGAGCGGAACCAGTTCGTCTCCGTTAGAGAAAAAGCCGATTTTTATCCGCCGCTTAACACTCAATTCTCCGATACCGGCGGCGGCAAGCAAACTTAAATCTCTGGCACTCAGCTTGTGCGGAGCCGTTAATAGCCGTTCGCCTTGTTCTACGTCGCTGCCGGCTTCGCGAATATTTTTGCGTAGCTCCAGGCCGACGGGAAATTCCACATAACCGTCGGCGACGTTCACCTGTTCCTGAGCTATCACGCTGTCGATGTCGTCCGGAATCAGCGCTCCGGTAAAAATGCGTAGGCATTGGCGGCTAGGCACCTGTCCGGTGTAGGGTTTTCCTGCCCAGGATGTGCCGCACACCGTTAATCGCGCAAGTTTATCGCCGCTCAGTTGTGCGCTGGAAACCGCATAGCCGTCCATGGCGGATTGGCGAAAATGCGGTATGGCTATCGGGCTAAACACCGATTGCTGTAGGATGCGATTGAGTGCATGGGCGGTGGGGATGGCTTCTGAATCGTTTATTACCGGCAGTGAAGAAAACAGCAAGGCTTTGGCTTGCTCGGAAGTCAACAGATTTTGAGCGGGATAGCAAAGATTAGTCACGAGAGATTAGCGAGAAATGTTGACAAATGAAGTTTGCGATGGCGTGAGGATCGTTTAGGTTTAGGCAGGGTATTGGAGGCCGTGGGGCTATGTTTTGGTCGCTGGCGATTGCGATGATGCTATCGTCGTTCGGATACAGCAACGGTTTATCGAGTGCCGGGCGATGGAGCTCGATTTTGCTGAAACGTTGATGGCGAAACCCTTCTACCAAGATTATCCGCACATCATCGCTGCCGGCGATTAGCAGCTCAAGCTCTTTCTCCAGTTCTATTTCCTGCGGAGCGGGGAATTCCTCGATGATAGCCCGGCGAAAGGGCGATACCAGCATGACGGGAGATGCACCGGCTTTACGTAATTTATAACTGTCTTTACCGGCGTGATCGATTTCAAAGTCGTGATGACTAAGCTTAAGCGCTGCGACTTTTAATCCTCGTGCTTGCAAAATCGGAATCAGCGAGGTCAATAGAGTGGTTTTTCCGGTGCCGCTGAATGCAGCAAAACCCAAAACCGCCGGTTGGCTGGGCGCCATGGTGACTCTCCCGATCTCAAACATGCGCTATTTTACGGCATAATTTCAACAACTAGGATGCAAGCGAGGGAAAATGTTTCGTTTTTTGGTGTTGTTGATTTTAATCTTCGCCGTTTATCAAGCCAGTCGCTGGTTCAGCCGTTTGTCGGATCGGCAAAGACGACGGTGGGTTAAACAAGGTGGGCTGATAGGCGGTGCGGTCTTGCTATTATGGTTAATCGTCAGCGGTAAATTGAGCCTGTTGTTCGGGGTAATCATGTTGAGCCTTACCTTCTTGTTTCGCATCTTGGATTCGTGGTCGCGCTACGGCCCCTTGATCAGACAGCTGTGGCTGCGATTAAACGGTAGATCCCGACAATCCGGCGAAGGCCAAGGCAGTGCGCCGACAAATCGAGCTACGATGACCAGGCAGGAAGCCCTGAAAATCCTTGGCTTGGAGCAAGGTGCTTCCGAACAAGAGATTATATTGGCGCACCGTAGATTAATTGCTAGACTACATCCCGACAAGGGTGGCTCGGATTATTTGGCGGCGCAGATCAATCTAGCGAAAAAGATCCTGCTTAAATAATGCCGAAAGCCGCTCTGCGGGTGACTTGAGTCTTTTGGTTGTTAAAACAATCGCTTGCAGGCTAAACGATAGTGAGGCGCGGTTGCAACGGATATTTTTTCGTGAACTAATTAAAAAAAATACAGCAAAATCAATTGATAGCAAAAAAGTTTTAAAGTTATACTGAGTTCCGACTTTGAAAGCGATTTAAACTCTAAGCCATTGATAATTAATGTTTTTCTGTAAACGTATTACCGGACTCAGTATTTTAAGTCCATAGGGCCGCTTTTAAGGGCAAACAAGGGAAGTCAAATAATAAAGCATAAGCAGTTAGTTCGGGCTGGATAGTCCGATATACGGATGAAATTTGCCAGTATTGAAAGCCAATTAACTCAAGCATCAACACCTGGAGAAGAGTCATGATGGAAGAAGTAATAAATATAAATAAAGAACTGGATATGGATATTCCGGACATCATAGCCTTCGACGAGATTGAAGACGAGAATATTGAGGCCGATTCCAGTGAAAATATAAAAGTAAGCGATGAGAATGAAGCTGAAGAGTTCCATTCCGAAAGCGGATTCGATGCGACACGCGCTTACCTGAACGAATTAAGCAAGTCGCAGTTATTGACGGCCGACGAAGAAAAGATTTATGGCAAAAGGGCTTTGGAAGGAGACCCGGAAGCACGTAAGGTGATGATAGAGAGTAACTTACGCCTAGTTGTAAAAATTTCCCGTCGCTATCTCAATCGTGGTTTGCCCCTACTGGACCTGATAGAGGAAGGCAATCTCGGATTGATTCGAGCGGTAGAAAAGTTCGATCCTGATAGAGGCTTTAGGTTTTCAACCTATGCAACTTGGTGGATCCGGCAAACCATAGAACGAGCCATTATGAATCAGACTCGTACGATTCGGCTTCCGATTCATATCGTAAAAGAGATGAATGTTTATCTCAAAGCACAACGCAGCTTGGCTCAGCAACTCGATCACGAGCCCACTGCGGACGACATTGCAAAGCATTTGGACAAGCCGGTTAGTACGGTCAATAAGATGCTCAAACTGAACGAGCGCGTCACATCTGTCGATGTTTCTTACGGTAAAGAGTTCGATAAACCCTTATTAGAAACAATCTCGGAAGAAGAAAGCCGATCTCCGGCCGAAATTCTCCAGGAAGATTTAATTCAAACCAACGTTACCCAATGGGTATATCAGTTAGCGGATAAGCAGCGGGAAGTTATTTGCCGTCGTTACGGATTATGTGGATTTGAAAGTTCAACATTAGAACAAGTTGCGCTGGAATTAGGCGTTACTCGCGAGAGAGTTAGGCAAATTCAAATGGAAGGCTTAAAACGCCTAAAAGAAATTTTAGAAGATACCGGATATTCTTTTGATTCTATTTTTAGTTGAAGCCTGGGGTTAATTTGAGTTGATTGAATTTATTGGTTAAACAAGCGGTAATAGCCTTGTTTTATATAAGCAGTTATCGAATAACTTAACCAATAATAATTTCAATATTGATAGACAAGTTGCCTTATTCCTTTGGCCACATATTAATGCTACTAGATTTGCTAATTTTTTCCATTCTGGCGTAATGATTGGCTGATTCGTCGTCGGAAGCGCGAATAATCTTAATTTTGGGGCGTTGAGTCGGCAAACGCTCTATGACTTGGCTGACGGCAACTTCGACTTGCTTGCTTTCTTCAAGCAGCGAAGCTTGGCCGCCAGTCATGATCAAATACACGTCCGCTAAAATCTCCGCGTCAAGTAGTGCCCCGTGTAGTTCCCGATGACTGTTGTCTATTCCATAACGTTTGCACAGTGCATCCAAGCTATTGCGTGCGCCCGGATGTTTTTTGCGAGCGTATGCCAAGGTGTCGAATACCGTACAGCTGTCTTCTATCTTACCTAGCGTTCCGCCTAATAAAGCCAGCTCGTGATTCAGGAAGCCGACGTCGAAAGGGGCGTTGTGTATGATCAGTTCCGCGCCGGCCGTAAATTGCAAGAAATCCTCAACTATATCGGCGAAGCGTGGTTTGTCTTGCAAAAAATCATTGCTGATACCGTGTACCTCGATTGCGCCGGCATCTATTTCTCTATCCGGATTGACATACACATGGAAGCGGTTTTGCGTTAGTCTGCGGTTGATCAGCTCCACGCAGCCGATTTCGATGATTTTATGACCGTCCTTAGGATTGATACCTGTAGTTTCGGTATCCAGCACGACTTGGCGTAGCGAATTCTTCATTTTAGACAGTGTTTATTGGCAAAATTGCTTCAAAAGGTCGGTTTGAAGTTGAAAGATTGGCTTGTCGCCCGGCGTTGCCCGGCTGTATTGCCCGTTGCTTTGTAAAATCCAGGCTTGCGAATTATCGTTAAGGGCGGCGTTCATGTCGCTTAAAATGCGTTCGCCGATTTTTTTGTCGGCGATAGGGAAACAAATCTCCACGCGTTTAAACAGATTTCGGTTCATCAAGTCAGCGCTCGATGCGTAGATAGACCAATCGCCGCCGTTCATAAACGCGTAAATCCGAGCGTGCTCTAAAAATCGTCCGACAATCGAACGCACTTCGATGTTGTTCGAAATACCCGGAATGCCGGGGCGTAAACAACAGATGCCGCGCACGATTAACTTGATGTCTACCCCGGCTTGGGATGCGCGGTATAACGCTTGAATGGCTTGTTCTTCGACGACCGCATTAACCTTCATAATGATGCGGGCCGGCCTGCCTTTTTTGGCGTGCTCGATTTCCTTATCGATCATTTTGAGCAAGCCGGGATGCAGGGTAAACGGGGATTGCAGCAGCTTGTTGAGCTTGCTGACCTTGCCCAGACTGGTCAACTGCATGAAGACCCGGCGCACGTCTTCCCCCAGTTCTTTTTCGCAGCTGAACAAACCGTAATCGGTATAAAGACGCGCAGTTTTCGGATGATAATTCCCGGTGCCGAGATGCACGTAATTTCTTAAGGTATTGCCTTCCTTGCGTAAAACCAAGCACATTTTGGCGTGCGTTTTATAACCCACTACGCCGTACACGACGTGAGCGGCGGCTTCCTGTAGTTTGGCTGCTAAGCCGATATTGTCTTTTTCGTCGAAACGAGCTCTTAACTCAATGACCACGGTGACTTCTTTTCCGGCTCTGGCCGCTTTGATTAACGCGGCCACAATCGGAGAGTCTACCCCGGTCCGGTACAACGTTTGTTTGATTGCCAGCACGTCGGGGTCGGCGGCGGCCTGACGGATAAAGTCCACTACCGGTAAGAACGATTCATAAGGGTGATGCAATAAAATGTCTTGTTTTCGAATGGCAGCAAAAAAGTCTTTGTTGCGGCTGAGCGAAGGCGGGATGTTGGGTTTGAACGGCGGAAATTTTAAGTCGGTGCGGTCCACCAAACCGTAAATTGCTTGAATCCGGCTTAAATTGACCGGCCCGCTGCACAAGAACAAGCGGTCTTGGGTCAAATCGAAACGTGCCAATAAGAAATTGACGGTTTCGTCCGGACAGTTGGCGTCGATTTCCAAGCGTACCTCGTCTCCGTAGTTGCGCATGGCCAGTTCGCCTTCCACGGCTAACAGCAGGTCGTCTATCGCATCGTCGTCGACGAAAAAGTCGCTGTTGCGAGTCACTCGAAATTGGTAGCACCCTTTAACCGTCATGCCGTTGAACAAATCGGATACGAAAGCATGGATGATGGACGACAAGAACACGAAATCGTGCGGACCGCTATCGGTTTCGGAAACGGGTAGTTGCACGATACGCGGAAGCGCGCGCGGGGCTTGTAAAACGGCTCTGCCGCTGTTGCGTCCGAATGCGTCTTTGCCGGTCAAGGAAATAATGAAATTTAAGCTTTTATTCAGAATCCGCGGGAAGGGGTGAGCCGAATCCAGGCCAACCGGCGTCAGAATGGGCAGCAGTTCTTCGTTGAAATATTTTTCCAGCCAGTTTTTTTGCGACTCGCTCCAACGGTCGCGGCGTAGGAAACGAATGCGTTCGTTTTCCAGACGGGGGATCAATACTTCGTTCAAAACGCGGTATTGTTCGCTGACGAGCTCGTGGGCTTTGAAAGCAATTTTTTCCAGTTGTTCGTGAATGCTGAGGCCGTCCGCACTGATGGCGCTGGCGTCCATTTCAGCCATCTGCAACAAACTGGCGACGCGGACCTCGTAAAATTCGTCAAGATTGGAGCAAGAAATGCATAGATAATTTAGACGTTCCAGCAGCGGAAGACTTTCATCCAGTGCTTGCGCTAAAACCCGATAATTGAATTCGAGCAAGCTTTGTTCGCGATTGATGTAGTATTCGGGGTTGTTTAAATCAGGTATGCAAATTGCTGTGTTGTCCATATCAAACGCTAATAATCGGTCGCAATAGGGCGATTATAGAGTAATTGACGGCATGGTATTGTTACGGTTGCGGGGACGGCGTTTGGTATAATTTCGACTAATTCACTCAGTTTTTTACCTAACATGAATTTTCCTACCATAGAGTCCCAAGTGGGCAACACGCCGTTGGTGCGCTTACAGAGGCTTGTCTCAAATTCGAGCAATTCCGTTTTAGTCAAGCTTGAGGGCAATAATCCTGCGGGTTCGGTCAAAGACCGGCCGGCGCTCAGTATGATCAAGCATGCCGAACTACGTGGTGAGATTGTACCGGGCGACCGTTTGATCGAGGCGACCAGCGGCAATACCGGCATCGCATTGGCCATGGCGGCGGCGATCAAGGGTTATAAAATGACGTTGATCATGCCGGACAATATGAGCGCCGAACGTATTGCCTCGATGAAAGCCTACGGTGCCGAGATTATTTTGACGCCGGCGTCCGGTAGCATGGAAGCGGCGATCGATTTGGCGCGGGCCATGGAAGCGCGCGGGGAAGGACGAATACTCGACCAATTCGCCAATCCGGACAATCCGCGTGCGCATTACGAAGGCACGGGGCCGGAGATTTGGCGCGATACCGCCGGTAAAATCACGCATTTCGTCAGTGCGATGGGGACTACCGGAACGATTATGGGAACTTCCAGGTTTTTAAAGGAGCAAAGTTCCGCCGTGCAAATCGTCGGCGTGCAACCTAAAGGCCAATCGAAAATTCCCGGCATCCGGCGTTGGCCGCAAGAATATTTGCCCAAAATATTCGACGCCGAGCGGGTGGATAGAGTCATTGAAGTCGAACAGCTCGATGCGGAACACACCACGCGGGAATTGGCCGCCAAAGAAGGTATTTTTGCCGGCGTATCTTCCGGCGGCGCGGTGTATTGCGCGTTACAGTTGGCCAAAGAACTGGACAACGCCGTTATTGTGGCGATTATTTGCGACCGCGGCGACCGCTATTTATCGACCGGGGTATTTCCCAGCTAAACCGCCGTATCGGCGCAAAGGTCTCATTTTTTTAGTTTGTTTCCGGATTGGTTGCGGCGAATCCGGATGTTTATATCTGCATGTCTCATAAGAAAAAACTTCCTACAGAACCCGTCAACGTAATCATTGAGTCGTTATCACACGACGGCCGCGGCGTCGCGCACGTCAACGGTAAAGTTGTGTTCATAGACGAGGCCTTGCCCGGCGAAAATGTTGATTTTATTTATACCGATAGCCGTAAAGACTATGCCGAAGGCAAGCCGGTTGCCTTGCACCGGCGTTCCGAGCATAGGGTTGAGCCCGGCTGCCCGCATTTCGGCGTATGCGGCGGCTGTAGTTTTCAACACGTCGACGATGCAGAGCAAATTCATTTCAAAGAGGCATTGCTGCAAGAACAATTTAGCCGCATCGGCAAACTGCACATTCCGGAAATTTGGCCGGCATTGACCGGGCCGCATTGGGGATACAGGCGCAAAGCCCGGATGGGCGTCAAATGGGTGGCGAAGAAGCAAAGGGTATTGGTAGGCTTTCGCGAGCGGCGCAATCCGTTTCTGGCTGAAATTGACAGTTGTCGAGTCATGCATGCGAGTGTCGGGGACAAATTGACCGCTTTGGGCGAGATGATTGCCGGCTTGAGCGTCAAAGATAAAATCCCGCAAATCGAAGTAGCGATCGGCGACGACGAATGCGTGTTGGCATTTCGCATGCTAGTCCCGCCAAACCTCGACGATATAGAGCGTCTGCGCAGCTTCGGTCGTGAACATCAATTTTCTGTGTGTCTACAGCCTAAAGGGCCGGATAGCATTGTGCCGTTGCCGGGCGAACCGGAAGTGGTTCCGGGCTACGCTTTACCGGAGTACGGGATACGCTTTAATTTCCGCCCGGCCATGTTTACTCAGGTCAATTACGACATCAATCGGCAAATGGTGGCGCGTGCCATAGAGGCATTGCAGCTTAGTCAACAGGACAGGGTGTTGGACTTGTTTTGCGGCTTGGGTAACTTCACTTTGCCGTTAGCTAGCCAAGCCGGTCACGTCGTGGGCGTAGAGGGCGACTTGCCGCTAGTGCGGCATGCCAGGGAAAACGCCCGGTTAAACGGCATTCAGAACGTGGAGTTTCACGTCGCTGACTTGAGTAAAGATCTTAAAGACGCAGCTTGGTGTAAGCAAAAATTCAACAAGATATTGCTGGATCCGTCGCGTGCCGGAGCGTCGGAAGTGTTGCACAACTTTAAGCATTGGCAGCCGGAGCGTATCGTTTACGTATCTTGCAATCCTTCTACTTTGGCGCGCGATGCCGGAATCTTGGTAAACGAATTGGGCTATAAACTGGTTAAGGCCGGAGTGATGGATATGTTTCCGCAAACGGCTCACGTCGAGTCCATCGCCTTGTTTATTCGATGAATGTTGCCGGCAATAACGCCAATCGGTATGCGGACGGCGATAAACCGGCCGAATATCTGGATATCGATATAGCCCGGCAACGTTTGCGTTTGTTGCGACTTGGCGATGTCGAACTGGAGTTTGTCGTATCTACCGCTAAAAATGGCCCCGGCCAATTGAAAGGCAGCGAATGTACGCCAACCGGCTGGCATAGCGTCAGGGCAAAAATCGGCGCCGGTTTGCCGATCAATAGCGTTTTTACGGCCAGACGCCCGACCGGCGAAATATATACCCCGGAATTGGCCGCCCGATATCCGCAGCGCGATTGGATA containing:
- the rlmD gene encoding 23S rRNA (uracil(1939)-C(5))-methyltransferase RlmD; amino-acid sequence: MSHKKKLPTEPVNVIIESLSHDGRGVAHVNGKVVFIDEALPGENVDFIYTDSRKDYAEGKPVALHRRSEHRVEPGCPHFGVCGGCSFQHVDDAEQIHFKEALLQEQFSRIGKLHIPEIWPALTGPHWGYRRKARMGVKWVAKKQRVLVGFRERRNPFLAEIDSCRVMHASVGDKLTALGEMIAGLSVKDKIPQIEVAIGDDECVLAFRMLVPPNLDDIERLRSFGREHQFSVCLQPKGPDSIVPLPGEPEVVPGYALPEYGIRFNFRPAMFTQVNYDINRQMVARAIEALQLSQQDRVLDLFCGLGNFTLPLASQAGHVVGVEGDLPLVRHARENARLNGIQNVEFHVADLSKDLKDAAWCKQKFNKILLDPSRAGASEVLHNFKHWQPERIVYVSCNPSTLARDAGILVNELGYKLVKAGVMDMFPQTAHVESIALFIR
- a CDS encoding L,D-transpeptidase codes for the protein MNVAGNNANRYADGDKPAEYLDIDIARQRLRLLRLGDVELEFVVSTAKNGPGQLKGSECTPTGWHSVRAKIGAGLPINSVFTARRPTGEIYTPELAARYPQRDWILTRIFWLGGLQPGHNRYGAVDTAWRYIYIHGCPDHLLQGKPESHGCIRMKNADLICLFDRVPVGCRIYIH